A region of the Corynebacterium endometrii genome:
GGCAGCGCCAGCTCATCGCCAAGGCCCAGTTTGAATACCCGGCCCTGGGTTCGGCGGACAACGCCTATGACGGCGTCATCTCCGGCCTGCGCACCCTCTCCCTGCACACCACGGCCTCCACGCAGCGCGGTTCCCTGCAGCTCAACCTCACCGTCATCTTCCTGTGCCTCATCATCTTGTCGCTGGTGGCAATCATCACCGGTGATCTCACCAACGTGCGCATGATCGTGGCGGAAAGCCCGTGGCAGGCCATCGCGGCAATGGTCATGATCATCGCGGCCATCGCCACCACGGCCATCCAAAACCGCCTCTCCGCCGTCATCGTGGTGGGCATTTCCGGATACAGCCTGGCCGCCGTCTTTGCGCTCCACGGCGCGCCGGACCTCGCGCTGACGCAGCTGTTGGTGGAGACCATCATCATGGTGCTGTTCATGCTCGTGCTGCGCAAGATGCCGGCCAACGTGGAATGGCGCCAAGATCCCAAAACCAACCGGCTGCGCGCCTGGCTGTCCGTAGCCACCGGCGTGGTCATCGCCATCCTTGGCATGTTCGCCATCAACGCGCGCGTGGCCGAGCCCATCTCCGTCTACATGCCGGATTTGGCCAAGGAGATTGGCCACGGCGCCAACGCGGTCAACGTACTGCTCGTCGATATCCGCGCGTGGGATACCTTCGGCGAAATCACCGTCTTGGTCATCGCCGGCATCGGCGTGGCCTCCCTCATCTTCCGCACCCAGTCCTTTACCCGTTCCTCCCGCCGCCCAACCCTGCGCGTGACCGGGCGCCGCTGGCTGGCCGCCGGCGTGGAGACCGAGCAGCAGCTCAACCGTTCCCTCAAGGTGGACGTGGCCACCCGCGTGCTCTTCCCGTCCATGATGGTGTTGAGCATCTACTTCTTCTTCGCCGGCCACAATGCGCCGGGCGGCGGCTTTGCCGGCGGCCTCGTTGCGGCGCTGGCGTTGACGCTGCGCTACCTGGCCGGTGGCCGCGCCGAACTCGATGAGGCGCTGCCATTGGACGGCGGCCGCGTGATGGCGGTGGGGCTGATTACGTCCACCGCGTCCGTGGTGTGGCCCATGTTGCTGGGGCAGCCGCCGCTGTCCACCGCGTACACCAAGGTCTCGGTGCCGTTGATCGGTGATGTCTCCCTGCCTTCCGCGCTGATTTTCGACGCCGGCGTGTACATGATCGTCGTGGGCCTCACGCTCTACATCCTCCATTCCTTGGGCGGCAAGCTCGATGAGGAAGAAGAGGTCCGTAAGCAGCGCGCCCGTGACCGCGCGCGCTCCCTCCAGCGCAAGCAGCGCCAGAAGGAGGCCGCCGCCAAGGAGGCCAGGGCAAAAGCCAAGGCCGGCGTCAAGGCCAAGGTCGCCGCCCAAGCGGAGGCGCGCAAGTCCACGGGCGAAAAGAAGCAGGTCCCCGGCCGCGCCAAGGGCACTGCCGAGGTCGCCGCGGAAAAGGCCGCCGCCGAAGCCGCCGCCTCCAACGCCGCCGCCAAGGAAGCCAGCGCCGACCCACCGGCGCCCGGCGATGGCGGCGCGGCCCCCGCCCCCACGGCCGCAAAATCGCCGGTAACCGAACACACAGACCATGACCACAGGGACCATCCGAGAGAGGAGAAGTAAATGGAAGCCAACCTCATGTTGCTCCTGGCCACCGCCGCTTTGATCTCCAGTGGTGTGTACCTGATGCTAGACCGGGCCATGACCAAGATGCTCCTCGGCATCTTGCTCATCGGCAACGGCGCCAACCTGCTCATCCTCCAGGCCGGCGGCCCGGCGGGCTCGCCCCCGGTGATGGGACGGGAGACAGAGCAGTACGGCGAGCAGATTGCCGATCCGCTGGCCCAGGCCATGATCCTGACCGCGATTGTCATCGCCATGGCCATGACCGCCTTCATCCTGACCCTGGCCTACCGCCAGTACCGCTACCGCACCGCGGACGTTATTGAGGATGACGCCGAGGATGCGGCAATTAAGGCCATCGCGGCCACCGCCAACCGCCCGGGTGCGGCGGCGTCCGCCCCCGACTATGACGCGACCAGCGATCCCAGCACCGGCAAAGCCACAAAAGAGGGTGACGCCTTTGGTCCCCAGTTCTTCGAGAAACCAGTAAAGGGGGCGCAGGATGACTGAAGTATTCCGTGACTTTGCGGCCTTTGTCCTGCCGTCCGTGGGATTTTTGATCCCGCTGCCGGTCCTCATCCCCGCGCTGGCCGCCGCCGTGGCCATGCTCTTTGTCAAGATGCCGGCCGTGCAGAGCCGGGTAGCGTTCTTCTCCCTCCTGGCCACGGCCGCGGTCTCCGCAACGCTTATCATCATCGCCGATTATGAGGGCATCCAGACCCTGCAGGTGGGCGGGTGGGACGCCCCGGTGGGCATCACGCTCGTGGCGGACCGCCTGTCCTCCGCGGTGATGTTCACCTCTTCCGTGGTGCTCTTCTGCGTGATGTGGTTCGGCATCGCGCAGGGCGTGCGCGATGGTGACAAGGATGAGCCCGTGGCCGTCTTTATCCCCACGTACATGCTGCTGACCATGGGCGTGAACGTGTCCTTCCTGGCCGGGGACCTGTTTAACCTCTACGTGGGCTTCGAGATCTTCCTCGTGGCGTCCTACGTCCTGCTCACCGTCGGCGCCTCCCCCGCCCGAGTGCGCGCCGGCGTGGGCTACGTCATGGTGTCCATGGCCTCCTCCATGATCTTCCTCTTCGCCCTCGGCCTGGTCTACGCCGCCGTGGGCACCGTGAACATGGCGCAAGTGGGCATGCGCATGGAGGACATCCCGGAAGGCACCCGCACCGCCATCTTCGGCGTGCTCCTCGTGGCCTTTGGCATCAAGGCGGCCGTGGTCCCACTCGACGCGTGGCTGCCGGACTCCTACCCCACCGCTCCATCCCTGGTCACCGCGGTCTTCGCCGGCCTGCTGACCAAGGTGGGTGTCTACGCGATCATCCGCATGCGCTCCTCCGTGTTTACCGATGGCAGCCTAGACACCATGCTGATGTGGGTGGCGCTGGCCACCATGATCATCGGTATCCTAGGCGCCATTGCGCAATCCGATGTCAAGCGCCTCTTATCCTTCACCCTGGTCAGCCACATCGGCTACATGATCTTCGGCGTGGCCTTGGGCACCGCCCAGGGCCTATCCGGCGCCATCTTCTACGCCATCCACCACATCCTGGTCCAGACCACGCTATTTCTGGTGGTGGGGCTCATCGAGCGCCAGGCGGGCACGTCCTCCCTGCGCAGGCTGGGCTCGCTGCTGTACTACGCGCCGCTCATCGCGATTTTGTACTTCATCCCGGCCATGAATCTGGGCGGCCTCCCGCCATTTTCCGGCTTCCTGGGCAAAGTCATGCTCCTGCAGGCCGGCGCCAATGAGGGCAGCTGGATGGCGTGGGTGCTCATCGCCGGCGCGGTGGTGACCTCCCTGCTGACCCTGTACGTCATGGTGCTGGTGTGGGCCAAGGGCTTCTTGCGTGACCGCGCGGACGCCCCCGAGGGCAACGTGGCCATCGCCCGCCCATCCCTGCTGTCCGACGTCACCGAGGAGATCGAGCTCGAAGAGCGCGCCGACGTAGGCCGCCTGCCATTCGGCATGGTCGCCTCCACCGTCACCCTGGTGGCCGCCTCCACCAGCATTTCCCTGCTGGCCGGCCCCATCTCCGGCGTGACCTCGCGCGCGGCCGAGTCCGCCCAGGACACATCCATCTACCAGTACGCCGTACTGGGGGATTCCGCCGATAACCCAACCCGCCACCTGGACCAGAAGGAACGCTACGAGGGCGGGGCGGATTCCATCGAGCAGCGCAACGCGCCGCTACCGGACCCGGCTCCAGCGGTATCCACGGCGCCGGTAACCACGGCGCCAGAGGAGACGGCGCCGGAGAAGACGTCGGAAGAGGCGGCGTCCAGTGAGCCAACCGCAGAACCGGAGGTGCGCTAATGCCACTGCGTAAAGTTTCGGCCGAGCGTTTCAACGGCTTCAAAAACCGCTTCCGCCCATGGTTTATTACCTGGATCGTCATCATGTGGGTGATGCTCATGGGGGAAATCACCATCGCCAACTTGGTGGGCGGAATCGCCGTGGGCCTCGCCGTGGTCCTCCTGCTGCCGCTGCCCGCCATGCCCGTGGCCGGGGTGACCGTGAGCTGGGGCCGGCTGGCGCTGTTTTCCCTGCACTGGCTGTGGGACTTAATGGTCGCCTCCGTCAAGGTGGGCTGGCTGGCCGTGCGGCCGGGCCCGATGGAGAAGACCGCCATCCTGAAGGTGCCGATGCGCGTGGAGAACGAATTCATCCTCTCCCTCGCCGTGACCTTCTACAACCTGCAGCCGGGCGGCGCGGTCAGCGACATTGACATCGCCAACCGCATGCTCACCATCCACGTCCTCCACGCCACAACGGAGGCGGACATTGAACGCGAAATCAACCACGTGCGCCAACTCGAACGCGCAATGATTGGCATCTTTGAAAGGAGGCCACGCTAATGGATCCGGTCATCTATAACGGCATCCTCACCTTCGCCGCGGCACTTATGATGGTGTCTTTTTTCATCATCACCTGGCGCATCGTCGTGGGCCCCAACTCCCTGGACCGCCTGGTGGGCATGGACTGCTTCGTCGCCATTTTCCAGTGCGCCATGGCCGTCTACATCTGCTGGTCGCTCAACACGACCGTGGTCAACGCCATGATCGTGGTGGCCCTGCTGGGGTTCATCTCGACCGTGTCCGTCACCAGGTTCAGGAGGAGGGATAACTAATGACCTACGCTTTCATCGCAGATGTCATCTCCCTCATCCTCATAGTGCTGGGCGCGGTTTTCGTGCTGACCGCGGCCGTGGGCGTGGCCCGCTTCAAAGACACCATGTCCAGGGTCCACGCGGTCACCAAGCCGCAGACCACGGGCCTCATCTTCATGATCCTGGGCGCTTTGATCCGCGTCACCGGCTCCGAGTCCTTCGGCGTGGCCGAGCGCAGCGACATCGGCTTTTTGGTCCTGCTCGTCCTCTTTGCCATGATCACCTCCCCGGTCACCGGTCAGCGCCTGTCCCGAGTGGCCCGCCGCGAGGGCCTCTACGGCAAAAAGGAGGACATGTCCCGCAACGACCGGCCCGGCGGCACGAGCTCGCGGAAGAAGGAAAACCGCCCGAAGCTCTAGCCCGGGTGCGGGCGCGCGGGATGGGCGCGCGCGTCACGCCGCGCAACAATTGCGTTCGATCCGCCCCTCGAACCGGCGGATCGTGGCATAATCGAACGAGATTGTTGCACTTTTAGCGCCCGGTGAGGGGTTACCGGGCGGATTGCGAGTATCGGGGGCCTTTCATGGACGAGCTTGTTGTTACCGGACTTTCGCGTTCGCAGATTTCGCGCCTCGCGGCCCAGGGGAAAATCGTGAAAATCGCGCCGGGCTTCTACCTCCGGCGCGAGCCGACGCCTTCGGAGCTCGCTGCCCTGGTGATGAAGCGTTGGCCGCGCAGCGTCTTTACCGCAGAAACCGCCCGGCGATTGCACATGGGCCAGCCCATTAGCTTTCCGCTCGATGTCACTTCAAGTACCGGAATGCCGCGCTCCGCGTACTTCTCAGTCTCACGATGCAAGCAGATGGACTTCACGCGGATAGGCGCGCTGAGGTGCCACATCCCGGTGCTGGCCGTTGATTTTCTCCAGGAGCCGGAGGCCATCGCGCTGCTGGAACACGCATACTCCGGGCGCAGGGGAAGGCAGCGGCTTGAGCAGGAGCTAAGCGGCATCAAGCGCCTCCCGGCGCGGACTAGAAAGCTGCTGGGCACCGCCTCGATAGGCTCTGACAGCGTCCCGGAGCGCGCCTTAGTCAAGGCGCTTCGCCAACGCGGTTTGACCGTGGAGACCAACAAGCAGATAGGCCCGTATTTCTGGGACGCGGTTATACCCCGGCTCAAGGTGGCGGTGGAAATTGATGGCTTCCAGTTCCATAGCCAGCGGGACACGTTGATCCGGGACCATTGGAAATCCAATGATGCCACCCTGCGCGGCTACACGGTGCTGCGCTATACCGGCAGCTGCATCAAGCACCACCTGGCCGATGTTGTTGAACAGATATCCTCCGTGGGCAGCCCAGATCTGGGCGCTAAGGTCCACGGCCCCGTCTGGCGTTGGCACTGGGTCCTCGCGCCGCTTCATCGGGA
Encoded here:
- a CDS encoding Na+/H+ antiporter subunit A; the protein is MLFLLCALILTTIIAPVLINYLGRPAFGLLSLVPAAGFAWIASLFASGAFADGRALTASIEWMPTVHLDIELRLDALAGLFSLIILGVGALVLIYCWGYFDKTPRRLTIFGAQMVGFCMAMYGLVTSDSFLLMYVFWEITSLLSFMLVSYYGERASSRRAATQAFMVTVLGGLAMLVGIVLFGRQTGVWTLSGIEAFQEIAITPYVTAAIVLILCGALTKSAIVPAHFWLPGAMAAPTPVSAYLHSAAMVKAGIYLVARLAPEFNLISAWHMVIIPLGLFTMLLGGWMALKQKDLKLILAYGTVSQLGFITAVVAIGSREAMLAGLALTFAHSLFKATLFMIVGAIDHTSGTRDIQKLSGLGRKQPLIYALAIISALSMAGIPPLFGFVAKEAVLESVLHEQLLVGMPRNMMLVVIVLGSILTMAYALRFLWGAFALKRGDHPYAGQTSEAVEQMHHIGPLLWGAPAALTALTVAFGVFPQPLSLAINQHLDNVFGVPAEVGAEETYLALWHGFTIPLAISTFIVLAGILVHWQRQLIAKAQFEYPALGSADNAYDGVISGLRTLSLHTTASTQRGSLQLNLTVIFLCLIILSLVAIITGDLTNVRMIVAESPWQAIAAMVMIIAAIATTAIQNRLSAVIVVGISGYSLAAVFALHGAPDLALTQLLVETIIMVLFMLVLRKMPANVEWRQDPKTNRLRAWLSVATGVVIAILGMFAINARVAEPISVYMPDLAKEIGHGANAVNVLLVDIRAWDTFGEITVLVIAGIGVASLIFRTQSFTRSSRRPTLRVTGRRWLAAGVETEQQLNRSLKVDVATRVLFPSMMVLSIYFFFAGHNAPGGGFAGGLVAALALTLRYLAGGRAELDEALPLDGGRVMAVGLITSTASVVWPMLLGQPPLSTAYTKVSVPLIGDVSLPSALIFDAGVYMIVVGLTLYILHSLGGKLDEEEEVRKQRARDRARSLQRKQRQKEAAAKEARAKAKAGVKAKVAAQAEARKSTGEKKQVPGRAKGTAEVAAEKAAAEAAASNAAAKEASADPPAPGDGGAAPAPTAAKSPVTEHTDHDHRDHPREEK
- a CDS encoding Na(+)/H(+) antiporter subunit C, producing MEANLMLLLATAALISSGVYLMLDRAMTKMLLGILLIGNGANLLILQAGGPAGSPPVMGRETEQYGEQIADPLAQAMILTAIVIAMAMTAFILTLAYRQYRYRTADVIEDDAEDAAIKAIAATANRPGAAASAPDYDATSDPSTGKATKEGDAFGPQFFEKPVKGAQDD
- a CDS encoding Na+/H+ antiporter subunit D encodes the protein MTEVFRDFAAFVLPSVGFLIPLPVLIPALAAAVAMLFVKMPAVQSRVAFFSLLATAAVSATLIIIADYEGIQTLQVGGWDAPVGITLVADRLSSAVMFTSSVVLFCVMWFGIAQGVRDGDKDEPVAVFIPTYMLLTMGVNVSFLAGDLFNLYVGFEIFLVASYVLLTVGASPARVRAGVGYVMVSMASSMIFLFALGLVYAAVGTVNMAQVGMRMEDIPEGTRTAIFGVLLVAFGIKAAVVPLDAWLPDSYPTAPSLVTAVFAGLLTKVGVYAIIRMRSSVFTDGSLDTMLMWVALATMIIGILGAIAQSDVKRLLSFTLVSHIGYMIFGVALGTAQGLSGAIFYAIHHILVQTTLFLVVGLIERQAGTSSLRRLGSLLYYAPLIAILYFIPAMNLGGLPPFSGFLGKVMLLQAGANEGSWMAWVLIAGAVVTSLLTLYVMVLVWAKGFLRDRADAPEGNVAIARPSLLSDVTEEIELEERADVGRLPFGMVASTVTLVAASTSISLLAGPISGVTSRAAESAQDTSIYQYAVLGDSADNPTRHLDQKERYEGGADSIEQRNAPLPDPAPAVSTAPVTTAPEETAPEKTSEEAASSEPTAEPEVR
- a CDS encoding Na+/H+ antiporter subunit E, with product MPLRKVSAERFNGFKNRFRPWFITWIVIMWVMLMGEITIANLVGGIAVGLAVVLLLPLPAMPVAGVTVSWGRLALFSLHWLWDLMVASVKVGWLAVRPGPMEKTAILKVPMRVENEFILSLAVTFYNLQPGGAVSDIDIANRMLTIHVLHATTEADIEREINHVRQLERAMIGIFERRPR
- a CDS encoding monovalent cation/H+ antiporter complex subunit F, with the translated sequence MDPVIYNGILTFAAALMMVSFFIITWRIVVGPNSLDRLVGMDCFVAIFQCAMAVYICWSLNTTVVNAMIVVALLGFISTVSVTRFRRRDN
- the mnhG gene encoding monovalent cation/H(+) antiporter subunit G, with translation MTYAFIADVISLILIVLGAVFVLTAAVGVARFKDTMSRVHAVTKPQTTGLIFMILGALIRVTGSESFGVAERSDIGFLVLLVLFAMITSPVTGQRLSRVARREGLYGKKEDMSRNDRPGGTSSRKKENRPKL
- a CDS encoding type IV toxin-antitoxin system AbiEi family antitoxin domain-containing protein translates to MDELVVTGLSRSQISRLAAQGKIVKIAPGFYLRREPTPSELAALVMKRWPRSVFTAETARRLHMGQPISFPLDVTSSTGMPRSAYFSVSRCKQMDFTRIGALRCHIPVLAVDFLQEPEAIALLEHAYSGRRGRQRLEQELSGIKRLPARTRKLLGTASIGSDSVPERALVKALRQRGLTVETNKQIGPYFWDAVIPRLKVAVEIDGFQFHSQRDTLIRDHWKSNDATLRGYTVLRYTGSCIKHHLADVVEQISSVGSPDLGAKVHGPVWRWHWVLAPLHRDGWTGPGFEE